Part of the Nicotiana sylvestris chromosome 5, ASM39365v2, whole genome shotgun sequence genome is shown below.
TTATCGcggtagtacagttattgggacaatGACAATGACATCCAGTGCcgaaaaagaggcagaagcaaccaggctataacacatgcgcttgggacatgctggaggagaATCTTTGAAAagtctatcagatcaaggattgttaaaaggagtaaaggcttgcaacttggagttttgcgagcattgCGTCAAAGGGAAACacacaagggttaaatttggtatagcgatccataatactaaaggcattttggattatgtacactgtGATGTTtagggtccttccaaaacaccttcattgggtgggaagcactattttgtaacctttgttgatgatttttcccgaagagtgtgggtgtatacaatgaagagcaaagatgaagtgttgggaatttttctcaaatggaaaatGATGGTGGATAAACAAACATGTAGggggatcaagtgtattcgcacagataatggaggtgaatacaaaaatgatcattttaataaggtctgtgaaaatgatggcatcgtccgacacttcactgtcagacatacaccatAATAGAATGGAATGGCAGAAcatatgaaccggaccttgctggagaaggtatgGTGTATGTtatccaatgctggcttgggaaaagaattttgggctgaggcaattacatatgcatgccacctcattaatcgtctaccatctgctgctattgacggcaagacaccatttgaaaaatggtatttaAAGCAtgttgtagattatgactcttttcACGTATTTGGCTCAattgcatattatcatgtgacagagtcaaaattggatccaagggcaaagaagactatttttatggggattacttctggagtcaaaggatatcgcttacggtgtcctatgacaaagaaagtaatatgcAACAGGGaagttacctttgatgaatctgctatggtaaataaggtaacagaagataccaaacaaaatgagggtgTTTCTAAGCAGGTgtagtttgagggaaaatttatttttcctacaaaagaagcagaggaggaaacaaatgaagattatcctctggaagaagagtcagtagagagggagattccaacttaggaacctcaacaacaacttgaatcaatagcaaccagcaggccaaaaaggacaataacaaaaccTATTCGTCTTATAGAGACGGTTGAATGTGTCGCCTCAATTGTAGCTgttgatgttcctactacttataaagatgcagtccaaagttcagaagaagataagtggaagattgccatgaatgataaaattcagtcccttcatcagaatcatacatgaagATTGGCCAATCTTccgaagggaaagaaatcaattgggtgcaaatgagtatttgcaaagaaaaaaggatttcctaaccaagaagatgttcgctacaaagcaagattggtggtaAAAGGAtgtgctcaaaaggagggaattgattacaatgaagtgctttatccagttgtaaaacattcctccattagaattatgttggctttggtagcacagttggatttggaactagttcagatggatgtaaaaactgcatttttacatggaaacttggaggaggaaatctacatgactcagccagatgaattcaaagttgttggaaaggaaaatatggtgtgcaatcTTGAAAAATtgttatacggattgaaacaatcttttagacaatggtacaaacgatttgacaagtttatgttgcgacaagggtacaagagaagcaaatacgatcattgtgtgtatttgcgcaagcttgaagatggttcctttatatatcttctcctatatgttgatagcttccaagaattcggaagaaattgataagttgaagattcaactgaagaaggagttcgagatgaaggatctgggtgaggcaaagaaaattcttggcatggagataataagagatagacgttcaaagaaactctgtttatctcaaaaggaatactTGAAGAGAGCACTACAACATTTTGGCATAGATgagaagactaagccagttagtactccacttgctccccattttaagctaagtactactatgccgccaaaagatgaagctgaacaggagtatatgtcaagggtaccatacgcaaatgttgttggtatcttgatgtatgcaatggtctgtacaAGACCTGatatttcacaagctgttggagttattagcatatatatgcataatctaggaaaggagcattggcaagttgtgaagtggattctacggtatattcataatactgtagatgctgggttagtttttgagcaggaaggcaatcaatctgtagttggatattgtgactcagattttgcgggtgatcttgacaaacgaagatcaactactggttatgtgtttacttttggaaagacaccagttagttggaagtctactttgcagtcaacagttgctttgtctacaacagaggcagagtacatggctattacagaggctgtgaaggaggcaatttggcttcagggattgctaaaagagcttggcattggacaaaaaagtatcacaattttttgtgatagtcaaagtgctatttaattagcgaagaaccaagtttatcatgcaaggacgaagcacattgatgttcggtatcatttcgtacaagaaatcatagaagaaggtggagtcacggtgaaaaaaattcatactacggagaatcctgctgatatgctgacaaaagtggtgactgcggtcaagtttcaacattgtttggatttgatcaacattgttgaacactgaagattgaagatgaagacacaaccaaaatttgttattgagcgaaaattgaagatgtggaattttgccaaggtggagatttgttaaaAATTTCAAAAGTCCCATATCGGTGGGTGACATATTTGGTTGagattttttccctataaaaggaggcctaatgtttaggatttaaatacacctctcattttccttcttatcttcttaaggcatttgtatcttctctctttagtattatttcacttgtatttttggagtgaaataaaatattggttgtgttcgaggaagtaggcaaaattggccgaacctcgtaaattctggtgttccttttattgttgctttattgtcttatttattatttggtggctgttataatttttggtatagtagttgtgactcattcacactatatacatttggcttcacAACAATATTTTCTAGATTTTTCTGTGCTTTTCGAAGTTACTTCACTGCCTGGTCCGATTTTCCATTTCTTAAAAAGTTGCCTTTTAGCTTCATTATTGTTCAAATCATCTCTATTCTTCATTCTTGGCTTCCTAGATAACAAGCTTCTAACAAGAAAGCTCAATTCGTCATCTTTCAACATTCAAAACACCTAAAAACACACTAAAGTAAAGGTAAaacatattcaattacgtgtaaTTCTAGCATATTATCAATTAATGAATTAGTTGTACATGACGTTAATATGTATCGGGGGAATAGCTTTATTGACTAAATCAATTGCACATTTTCATTTGCATATCGCTTTAAGTTTTGGCACCCCATTAAGTAATCTTATTTAACTAATTTCTCTTTATCTCTTCTCATAATGTATAACTATTCAGTGATATTTTAGATAAATGTagatatgaaaaaataataactaatatcttttttgattttttaaattAACACTAATTTATTTGGTTAAAACGACATCTATAAAAAATCGGAGGGAATTAATATTATTTGACTAGTCTTTACTCTCTCCgatccacaataagtgatcaatttgcttTGGGTACATTCATTgagaaaatactaaattttagacaaaaatagttagtgtgactaaactatCCTTAATTAAATATTGTAGCATAATTATAGTAGCacttacttctcttctcaaatgtgaggagtaaatgactttttagggatacgtacatacgggtaattttgaaaaaatatattgaatttttttttatcatataaatggacacttattttcgatcaaaataaaaaagcaaattgatcacttatGGTGAACCGGAGAAAATATCATGATTAGAATTCTTGATAGAATTAATCGGATTTATGTAAGATAAACTTTCTCTAAACATTACAATTTCTAGTTGATGTGTTTCTTTCTTGCTGTACGACTATGAAATTTTGTGATATGCTCTATGCAATTTCCAAAAATTGGGGCCCGCGTATGTGCCTTCATAGCTAAGAAAAGAAATTAAATATCTCATGTTATTGTGTTCCATTATGTTCAAAATATTTGAGCAGTCAAATTAGATACCAAATTGATGACTAATAGCTCTATAAAATGTAGCCGTTTCAAGTTTGATGACCAAGTTTCgagttcttcttcttttttccttattAGAGCTTTCATTTCAGAAGGTAAAACGACCACTACAAGAAAACAGTTAAAAATCATCCAAGAAAATCGATCGATATTGATCGGAAATATAGGAAAACCGATCAATTTCTGACCGATTTAATTCGTTGAAATAATAGTGGTCGCTAAGATGTGGTGACCGAAGACGGTCGCAATTTCCAACCGAAGTCGGTCGGTTAATTCAACCTTTGATTGACCACTTTAACTGACAATTTTTGCTGGAAAAATAAATATACCAACCGAAATCGGTCGgtaatttataaattatttttcagttattttttagaATAACGACCGATTTTGGTCGGAAATATAATTATTTGATTACTTTgcatttctttttaaattttaacATACCGACGGAAATCGAtcgaaataatttcaaaataaataaataaataaagttaTTTTCGATCAACTTCGGTCGGTAATTTCAAATTTCTGCAAATTGCACATTAAAATTACCGACCGAAGTCGGTTGGAAATTATGAATTTCTGAGTTTTTAATATGAGAATTCCGATCGAAATCAATCGATTTTTTGGGTAAAAATCTGGCAAAATATGCCTGGTTTAAGCTACACCACATGCCAATTACAACCAATAACTATCCTATAATAGCAGCATTACATTGCTGCCATTCAACTACAATTAACCAACAACAACTACAAAAACAACCACAACAACAACgctaataacaacaacaaccacaacaacaatgccaaccacaagaacaacaataCAAATGTTTATTAACAAAATAATATCAACGATACAATCATCATTCAAAACTATTCTAACTAAATATTCACAAGTTCAAGACTTTGTTTTGCAATACACACCATTCAATGAGTGTTTTGTATTGCATCATCTCCATCTTCACTACTAGAAGTTTCATTGTCGGCATGGTTCAAATGATCACAACGAGAAGGATTAGCATCTGGGGAAGGCTCACGAGACTGGGGAATGGGAAAAACACCACTAGCAAGAAGATTAGTCAGCTGACCTTGAAGGAGATTAAACTGTTGGTCCTTCTTTTCTAGCTAAACTTGAATGGTATCAAATTTTTTATCTCTCTTTTGTTCTCTAGCCTTTGTCTCTTCAAGCTCTGTTGTCAGCTTTGCAATCTTCTTCTCCATAGATGAGATAGTCGACCTATCAATTACCTCGCCTTGGGCGGAAGACCCTATACCTTGCAATCCATCCCTGTAGCGCCAAAATAATCCCTCTGGAAGGCCGTATGCTATCCCTTTTTTTTGGATCACCGACAACATCCAACCATATCTTTTGCGCTTCTTCGTTTGAAACGGGTGGTCGCTCGCCTTGCTCATTCAGTGACGCTCTGAGTGTACTCCTTCACATTAATCTTGTAGCGACCCTTTATTTAAAAGATAgaaaattattaattatataatattataaatattaatttcAAGTTATAGTAGTTATGAAAGTTACATATCAAGTCTCCGCCCAGTCCTCGACCCATCTACTTGGATCTATCGGTGCCTTCTTCTTCTGGATGTGAGTCTCCGTGAAAAACTCGTCATGAGTCATCTTCCTCCCATATTTTTTTCctacaaatataataaaatatgttaactaaataaaaatatataaatatagtttgataaaaatagaattaattattttaaagatTTACCAGTAGTCTCCTTGCAATCCCCATGTTGCTTACACCCACACAGTGCAATGAGCCACCCTTCTTAGATGCTCGGGTCTTCTTTCCCTGTTCACTCTTCTTCTCGAACTTCTCAGTGGTCCACTGCCTCATCAGATCCTCCCATATGTGTGGTAGAACCCATGAAGGCTTCTTGCTCTTCTTCTGAACAGAATAGAAGGAATTGGATAGTCTATTACGACATTTGAACTCAAAATTTGCAAGAATGTCACTATTATGTTGGTCCTCCCAGGCACACTTAGCCTGCAAATGAAATGTATAACGTTAGATGaagatattgttaatataatgctTAAATATATAAG
Proteins encoded:
- the LOC138869104 gene encoding uncharacterized mitochondrial protein AtMg00710-like — encoded protein: MAEHMNRTLLEKVWCMLSNAGLGKEFWAEAITYACHLINRLPSAAIDGKTPFEKWYLKHVVDYDSFHVFGSIAYYHVTESKLDPRAKKTIFMGITSGVKGYRLRCPMTKKVICNREVTFDESAMVNKVTEDTKQNEGVSKQV